The Motacilla alba alba isolate MOTALB_02 chromosome 27, Motacilla_alba_V1.0_pri, whole genome shotgun sequence genome includes a window with the following:
- the CDC27 gene encoding cell division cycle protein 27 homolog isoform X5 — protein MEFGDSACFTLSLLGHVYCKTDRLAKGSECYQKSLSLNPFLWSPFESLCEIGEKPDPDQTFKLTSLQNFSSCLPNTCTTVVSNHNISHRQPESVLMETPQDTIELNRINLESSNSKYSSLNSDSSMSYIDSAVISSDSVPLGSGTAILSKQAQNKPKTGRSLLGGPAALSPLTPSFGILPLETPSPGDGSYLQNYTNSSSVIDVPSTGAPSKKKLCVVQTVSRISQAGTKSVFSQSGNSREVTPVLVAQTQSSGPQTSTTPQVLSPTIAAPPNALPRRSSRLFTSDSSTTKENSKKLKMKFPPKIPNRKTKSKTNKGGITQPNLNDSLEITKLDSSIISEGKISTVAPQIQAFTLQKAAAEGLMSLLRDMGKGYLALCSYNCKEAINILSHLPSHHYNTGWVLCQIGRAYFELAEYMQAERIFSEVRRIENYRVEGMEIYSTTLWHLQKDVALSVLSKDLTDMDKNSPEAWCAAGNCFSLQREHDIAIKFFQRAIQVDPNYAYAYTLLGHEFVLTEELDKALACFRNAIRVNPRHYNAWYGLGMIYYKQEKFSLAEMHFQKALDINPQSSVLLCHIGVVQHALKKSEKALDTLNKAINIDPKNPLCKFHRASVLFANEKYKSALQELEELKQIVPKESLVYFLIGKVYKKLGQTHLALMNFSWAMDLDPKGANNQIKEAIDKRYLPDDEEPITREEQISECYPYESVGTDESQESSMTDADDTQLHAVESDEF, from the exons ATGGAGTTTGGTGACTCTGCATGCTTTACACTCTCCTTACTGGGACATGTCTACTG CAAGACAGACCGGCTTGCCAAAGGATCAGAATGTTACCAAAAGAGCCTTAGTTTAAATCCTTTCCTCTGGTCCCCTTTTGAATCACTATGTGAAATAG GTGAAAAGCCAGACCCTGACCAAACGTTTAAGTTAACATCCTTACAGAACTTCAGCAGCTGTCTGCCCAACACTTGCACAACAGTGGTGTCTAATCACAACATATCCCACAGACAGCCCGAGAGTGTCCTCATGGAGACACCCCAGGACACAATT GAGTTGAACAGAATCAACCTAGAGTCCTCCAATTCAAAGTATTCCTCCTTGAATTCGGATTCTTCCATGTCTTACATTGACTCAGCTGTGATTTCCTCAGATTCTGTCCCTCTGGGGTCAGGAACTGCCATATTGTCCAAACAGGCTCAGAATAAACCAAAAACTGGACGGAGTTTACTGGGGGGACCTGCAGCTTTGAGCCCACTAACTCCAAG CTTTGGAATTTTGCCACTAGAAACCCCGAGCCCTGGAGATGGATCCTATTTACAGAACTACACCAACTCCTCCTCTGTCATCGATGTGCCATCCACCGGAGCACCTTCCAAGAAG AAACTCTGTGTCGTGCAGACTGTCAGCAGGATCAGCCAGGCTGGAACAAAGTCTGTCTTCTCCCAGAGTGGGAACAGCCGGGAAGTCACTCCAGTTCTTGttgcacaaacacagagctctggTCCACAGACAAG tacaACACCTCAGGTATTGAGCCCAACCATTGCTGCTCCACCCAACGCGCTGCCTCGACGAAGCTCTCGCCTGTTTACCAGTGATAGTTCCACAACCAAG gaaaacagcaaaaaattaaaaatgaagtttccGCCTAAgattccaaacagaaaaacaaaaagtaaaacaaataagGGAGGAATAACTCAACCAAACTTAAATGACAGTTTGGAAATTACCAAACTGGACTCTTCCATCATTTCTGAAGGGAAAATTTCCACTGTTGCACCACAAATCCAAGCTTTCACGCtacagaaggcagcagcag AAGGTTTGATGAGCCTTCTCCGGGACATGGGGAAAGGTTATTTAGCCTTGTGCTCATACAACTGCAAAGAAGCCATCAATATTTTGAGCCATTTGCCATCCCACCACTACAACacaggctgggtgctgtgccAAATTGGGAGAGCTTACTTTGAGCTGGCAGAATACATGCAG GCTGagagaatattttcagaagtgagGAGGATTGAAAACTACCGAGTAGAAGGCATGGAAATCTATTCAACCACACTCTGGCATCTGCAGAAAGATGTTGCCCTTTCAGTTCTTTCGAAGGATTTGACAGACATGGATAAAAACTCACCAGAG GCCTGGTGTGCAGCAGGAAACTGCTTCAGCTTGCAGAGGGAGCACGACATTGCCATCAAGTTCTTCCAGAGGGCCATCCAGGTGGATCCAAACTATGCCTATGCCTACACCCTGCTGGGCCACGAGTTTGTGCTGACAGAAGAGCTGGACAAGGCACTGGCCTGCTTCAGGAACGCCATCAGGGTCAACCCCCGGCACTACAACGCCTG gTACGGGTTGGGAATGATTTATTACAAACAGGAGAAGTTCAGTCTGGCAGAAATGCATTTCCAGAAAGCACTTGATATCAACCCTCAGAGCTCAGTCCTGCTGTGTCACATTGGAGTA GTCCAACACGCACTGAAAAAATCTGAGAAAGCTTTGGACACTTTGAACAAAGCAATCAACATTGACCCCAAGAACCCACTATGCAAATTCCACAGAGCCTCGGTGTTGTTTGCAAACGAGAAGTACAAG TCGGCTTTACAAGAACTTGAAGAACTGAAACAGATTGTTCCCAAAGAGTCTCTTGTTTACTTTTTAATAGGAAAG gtTTATAAAAAGCTGGGTCAGACACATCTGGCCCTAATGAATTTCTCCTGGGCAATGGACCTGGATCCCAAAGGAGCCAACAACCAGATCAAGGAGGCCATAGACAAGCGTTACCTGCCCGACGACGAGGAGCCCATCACGCGCGAGGAGCAGATCAGCGAGTGCTACCCCTACGAGTCAg TGGGCACGGACGagtcccaggagagcagcatgACGGATGCGGATGACACGCAGCTGCACGCCGTGGAAAGTGATGAATTTTAA